Sequence from the Bufo bufo chromosome 10, aBufBuf1.1, whole genome shotgun sequence genome:
TGAACAGCAGCTGCCTGGTGGCTGCAATAAAGGTGTTGCCaagcaaacaatttttttttaaaaaaatttttttaaagaatattaAACTTTTGATTTAGTTTTTGGTCAAAAGTCCTAAtaacactttttgtaatatactttataaaaatttttttttgtatttttaatataCTTTTCCCTCCCAGTGCGCTTAAAACCAACttttctgtacaccgctgacttcTCAACAGAGTTCGGAGTACACATTTTCTCTCGAGTATGGGCcggagcgcatattgctgctcctgccggtactctctcccccccccccccccccccccccctgcaggttTACTGGATACTGGCATAGCACATAGGTACCctctacccatgtgctatgccaggattagctgagcggctcctgcctgcttGGCTAAActaagagctgacatgcaggacttttagcttAGTGAAGCAGGTACAGGTAGGAGCCgccccgctcagctaatcctggaatagcacatgggtacagggtacatgtgctatgccagcaatTAGTAAGCCAATGAGCGCTCCTGCCTGTATTCagtgttctgcggccccattcataaactCCATACTCCGCTGGTGTACAGAAAAGTGGattttaagcgcacagggaaTGGTGCGTCTTAGGGAGGGAAAAGTCAATTAaaaatttaaggctactttcagacttgcggcagagtgatccggcaatctgcatgcaaactgacagcatttgtagacggatccagatgcggatccgtcttacaaatgcattgcaagaacagatccgtctctccggatgtcatccggagaaacggatcagttatatattttttccacatttttaccggtctgcgcagacggatccggcattgcggtatttttaatacatttcaatgtaaattaatgccagcattccggcaactgatccggaattttgtacggagataataccacagcataCTGCGGTATTTCCTCAGTCCAAAAcactgttcagtgactgaactgaagacatcctgaaaggatttctctccattcagaatgcattgggataaaactgatcagttcttttccggtattgagcccctaggacgaaactcagtggcggaaaagaaaaaaacgctagtgtgaaagtactcttaagtgccttaataaagtatattacaaaaagtattAGGGCATTTAGGACATTACCAAAAATGTATCAAAAGTTCAGCTACTCTTTAAAAGGGTCAAGATAGTAAATAAAGGAGTCACCTTACCGATCCCCCACAACTCTTCACTTCCTGGCACtggcttgacacacaggaaatggctggAACTGTCCccctcagccaatcactagctgaAGCAGGACACTGTTGCAGTCAGTGATTGGTTGAGTGGTCGAGGAAGCGGAGAGCAGAGCAGCATCGAAACGGAAGCTGCAAGGAATCAGTGAGGTAATTGAAAACTTGTTTTTACCCATCctggccctttaaaaaaaataaaaaaaattgttctccCAGACATACACTTTAACCAAAGAGCTGTTCTCAGTGTGGTCTAGCAAGGCATAGAATATTCACAGGCACTAAAGACCTTACTCTTGAAGAAAAGCACCAAGTAGATTGCCTGGCCCATCTTGGAAAGAGTCTAATATAGCACATTTGAGACTCCCATAACTTGGAGAAGACCAGCATAGTGAAGGTTAAGACACCCGCACTTTGGGTACCCAACGAACATATCCAAAACCCCATTTTCTCACAAAACGAGAAGACACTTTGCTGCCTGATATCCTTTATCATGACAGAATAAATAATTTACAATGGAAACCAAATAAATAAAGTGCTTCTCGAGGTTTCACAGCCAATATAAAAATAGACTGACCACCTAATGTCCAATGACACATGCATAAGCTTTTAGAATCACGGTAACAGAGCACTGCGTCGTTGGGCTGTAGTAGTTTCTGCCGCAACGTCTCAAGACTGTCGCAGGACAGGGAGGAAGGTTGGTTTCACAGGATGCATAAAGACATGCATGGTCAGACTGATTAAAGAAACGGTGATGTTCATTCACTGCTATCGGCATGATTAGTTCTGAGGTAAGATCTTCAGTTGTCAGATTTTTCCGAGAATAAAGAGAACCTCTCCTCACAAGTCTGGGTTTCTACTGAGCTGAACTGAGACTCCATTGTATTCCATGCCAGGTCAGCCAGCAGAAAATCATCCATTGCAGTCTGGGTCTCGTTACTAGTCAAGAAAAGACTTCCGAGAGTATCAAAGGAACTGTCGGTCGTCTGCGTTTCAGCACAGTTCTGCCGTACGTGGCTCTCTAGAGAAGGGCAGGGTAGGGTTTTGCCGGTCGATGCCCCCTCAGCGTGGCTCTCACCATCTGAAGAATCCGTACTCATTGAGAAACTTGACTGCTTCAGGATGTTCCCCAGACGCAAGTGAGAATTACTATCTAAAAAGTAGTCGAGGTCGGTTTGGGTTTGCGTATCAAACATTTCCATGCTGAGAATGTTGGAGTTTCCTTTGTTCGGGAAGGACTGGGTGGAGTCTTTGGAAAACAAGAAGTCTGTTTGAGTTTCTATATCCAGGTATTCAGAGTTAAGGTTGCCCAACACGCTCTCCTCGGTTTGGGTTTGGATGTTCGAGGCTGAGAAGAATTCCTCTATGTCAAAATCTATACTTGGGTTTTGGTTACAATTGGATGATAAATTAGTGTCTCCACCGGACATTGACTGGCTGGAGATGTTGTCTGACAGGATCTTTTCAAGATCACTTAAAAGTTCCATGGTTTGGGTTTGGTTATCGATCATGTTTTGTGGTGGGAACGTCCCGTTTTGAGTGTTAAAATTCATGAAAGAGGTCTGCTTAATCTCCTCTTCCCTGATGTCTTTGAGATTATTGGTCTCCAGTAGGGTTTGTCCCAAGGATCCAGAAATGTAACTATGGCCTGCTTGGCTCGTTTGGGTAGATACAGTGTAGAGAGAACTAGCACTTGTGAAGATGCTATCACACATGACCGACTGGTCCACTAGCAACAGGTTGTCTCTTAACATAGTGTTTGTTTGAGTTTCCCGAGAAACGCCGTAAGTGCCACCACAACTGACAGAGTCCTCAGACTGAGATTTGGTGGGAAAAGAAGCAGCACTTTCTTGATGTGTCTGAGTCTCAACACTAATCGGTAGAGACATTTGGGCATTGAACGATAAGTCTGTTTGAGAAAAAGACGACACGCAAGGTTCAGTAGAC
This genomic interval carries:
- the ATMIN gene encoding ATM interactor, giving the protein MAAHGGPKVRAPYSCEHWEIVKPSVNDLSREVRTNILCTVNGCGKVLPNPPALNMHLVKSHGVQAGVTNPTLRKDFKAPQKLYCCPIEGCPRGTNRPFSQFSRVKQHFMKMHAEKKHKCDRCGNSYGTEWDLKRHIGYCGKTFKCTCGCPYTSRTALLSHTHRMGHEIPIEHRDPPVKKRKLEASKQNQKTVMEEQPTVSTATTNDGQQLADWKAVTTNETYVSAQVTDMLSIQSNQAQKLLLPKPKLMFIKLPVVQVAHLPVLVSSTECSMKPMVMAVNNRGSVMSTLQIVPQYNGTVLSSVDSEASSPVGSVNTYVQVNMEGSQPSASDAVSSVTTKSRTTSDVQTDLSFFSHNMVPNNSWTSTEPCVSSFSQTDLSFNAQMSLPISVETQTHQESAASFPTKSQSEDSVSCGGTYGVSRETQTNTMLRDNLLLVDQSVMCDSIFTSASSLYTVSTQTSQAGHSYISGSLGQTLLETNNLKDIREEEIKQTSFMNFNTQNGTFPPQNMIDNQTQTMELLSDLEKILSDNISSQSMSGGDTNLSSNCNQNPSIDFDIEEFFSASNIQTQTEESVLGNLNSEYLDIETQTDFLFSKDSTQSFPNKGNSNILSMEMFDTQTQTDLDYFLDSNSHLRLGNILKQSSFSMSTDSSDGESHAEGASTGKTLPCPSLESHVRQNCAETQTTDSSFDTLGSLFLTSNETQTAMDDFLLADLAWNTMESQFSSVETQTCEERFSLFSEKSDN